CGGCAAGACCCAGGCGTTCCTGCGGGTGCTCGAGCCCTACGGCATCAAGGAGATCGCCCAGTCGGGTCTGCTCGCCATCGGTCGGGGATCCAAGTCGATCACCGAACGCGTCTTCAAGAACTAACCAGCTTCAATTACTGACCAACAACCAAGGAGAACACCACATTGTCTGAAATCTTCTACGACAAAGACGCCGACCTGTCCATCATCCAGGGCAAGAAGGTCGCCGTCATCGGCTACGGCTCGCAGGGCCACGCCCACGCGCAGAACCTCCGCGACTCCGGCGTCGAGGTCGTCATCGGACTCAAGGAGGGCTCGAAGTCGCGTGCCAAGGCCGAAGAGGTCGGCTTCACCGTGAAGACCGCCGCCGAGGCATCCGCCTGGGCTGACGTCATCGTGGTCCTCGCTCCCGACCAGGTGCAGCGTCACCTGTACAAGGACGACATCCTCCCCAACCTTGCCGAGGGCAAGGCCCTCGTCTTCGGACACGGCTTCAACATCCGTTTCGGCTACATCGAGGCGCCCGCGGGCGTCGACGTGGTCATGGTCGCCCCCAAGGGCCCCGGACACACCGTGCGTCGCGAATTCGAGGCCGGCCGTGGCGTTCCCGTCATCGTCGCCGTCGAGAAGGATGCTTCGGGCAACGCCTGGCCGCTCACCCTCAGCTACGCCAAGGCGATCGGTGGCCTGCGTGCCGCCGGCATCAAGACCACCTTCACCGAAGAGACCGAGACCGACCTGTTCGGCGAGCAGGCCGTTCTCTGCGGTGGCGCGTCGCAGCTGATCCAGTACGGCTTTGAGGTTCTCACCGAGGCCGGCTACCAGCCGCAGGTCGCCTACTTCGAGGTGCTGCACGAGCTCAAGCTCATCGTCGACCTGATGTGGGAGGGCGGCATCGCCAAGCAGCGTTGGAGCGTCTCCGACACCGCTGAGTACGGCGACTACGTCTCCGGCCCGCGCGTCATCGACCCGAGCGTCAAGGAGAACATGAAGGCCGTTCTCGCCGACATCCAGAACGGTGCATTCGCCGAGCGTTTCATCAACGACCAGGACGCCGGAGCTCCCGAGTTCCTGGCCCTGCGCAAGAAGGGCGAAGAGCACCCGATCGAGGCCACCGGCCGCGAGCTGCGCAAGCTCTTCGCGTGGAACGCCTCGAACGACGACGACTACGTCGACGGCGAAGCCGCCCGCTAGTCAGAACCCGTTTCACCGAAGGGGCCGGTCATTCGACCGGCCCCTTCGGCGTACCAGGGCTCGGCCAGGCTGCGGATGCGGGCGACGTGCCGCGTGCTGCCCTACGGACGCTCCGAAAGGGCATCAACCGGCAACTCAGCGAGGGGCCCGTTCGTGACTTGCCGCTTCCTGCCCTCTCGGGAGCGTCGAGGGGGCATCAACTGGCAACTGGGCGCGGGACTCTGCAGCGTCTCGCCGCCGGGTGTGGATCCGCAACGCGGAGACGCCTGGGCGGCACATCGAGAGCCGCCCAGGCGGCCCGTTAGGCTTCCGGAGTGAGTACGCACAACCCTGAGGTCGACCAGGTGCGGGACGGACCCGCCGACAGACCCGCCGACGGCCCCGCCGAGAGACCCGCCGGCCGCCCCGCGCGGGCCTCCCGCTCCACCCGGATCCTGGCGACACTCGCCCTCGCCGGCGCTGTGCTCTATGTGCTGGTCGACATCGTCCTGCAGTCGCTCCCGCCGCACTACAGCGTCGTCTCGGAGGCCGAGAGCAACCTCGCCGTCGGCCCGTACGGCTGGGTGATGAACCTGAACTTCCTGGCCAGGGGCGTGGTCACGGTCTGCGCCGTCGCCGCGCTGGCCAGGTTCGCACCGCGCAGCCGGCTGCAGCGGTGCGGCCTGGTGCTGATGCTCATCGCCGGCGCCTGCTCTGCCGCTCTGGCCTTCCTCCCCACCGACATCCCGAGCATCGATGCGCCCGGGCTTGCGCCGACCACCGCCCTCGGCGCGGCGCATCTCGCCGTGGCGGTTGTGGGTTTTGTCACTGCTCTGGTCGGCTTCGTCCTTCTCACCGTCTGGCTGCGGGGGAGTGACCGGCTGAGAGCGGCGTATCCGGCTGCCGCCATCCTCACGGGTGTGGCCCTCAGCGGACTGCTCTGGCTGGGTGCCGCGGCCACGCTCGCGCCCGGTCTGATCGGCCTGGCCGAGCGGCTGTGCCTGGCCGGCGTGCTCGGCTGGGTGATCGCGGTCGCCGCGGTCATCCGCCGCCGCAGCTGACCAGCCCCGACTCGCCCGATTCCGCTCCTGCGGAGGGCCCAGCGACTGGCGAAACCGGGCCACCGAGGACGCGCGCAGACGAGACTGGCCCGAATTTGCTAGTGCAAGGATGGTTCCGACTAGCGAAACCGGGCCACCCATCACACTGCGAGTTGAGGCTGGCCCGAATCCGCTAGTGCGAAGGGGCTGTCGACTAGCGAAACCGGGCAAGTCAAGACGCCGGGGCGGGGGTACCATGGCGCGCATCCGTGAGGCAAAGGAGCGTCATCGTGAAAGCACTCGTCTACGACGGCCCCGGTCAGAAGACCTGGACCGACCGGCCCGACCCGCGCATCCTGCGGCCCACCGACGCCATCGTGCGCATCGACACCACCACCATCTGCGGCACCGACCTGCACATCCTCAAGGGCGACGTGCCCGCGGTCGAGCCCGGACGCATCCTGGGCCACGAGGGCGTGGGAACTGTCGTGGAGACCGGCGACTCGGTGGAGTCCATCTCGGTGGGCCAGCGGGTGCTGATCTCCTGCATCAAGTCCTGCGGCCACTGTGCCAACTGCAAGATCGGCCTGTACTCGCACTGCCTGGGCGACGAGGGCCGGTCGGGAATCGGCTGGGTCTTCGGCCACCTCATCGACGGCACCCAGGCCGAGTTCGTGCGGGTGCCCTACGCCGACAATTCGCTCTACCCGCTGCCGGACTCTGTGACCGATGCCGAGGCCGTGATGCTCTCCGACATCCTCCCCACCGGATTCGAGATCGGCGTGCAGTACGGTCAGGTGGCCCCCGGTGACGTCGTCGCCGTGATCGGTGCCGGCCCGGTGGGTCTGGCTGCCATCGCAACCGCCGGGCTCTACGGCGCCGGTGCCATCGTGGCCATCGACCTCGACGAGAACCGGCTCGAGCAGGCCCGGCACTTCGGCGCCACCCATACCGTGCGTTCCGGGCGGCCCGAGTGGCGTGACGAGGTGCTCGCCGTCACCGACGGAGCGGGCGTCGACGTGGCCATCGAGGCCGTCGGGGTGCCGGACACGTTCACCATGGCGACCGAGATCGTGCGGCCCGGCGGTCACGTGGCCAACGTGGGGGTGCATGGCAAGCCGGTGCCGCTGCACGTGGAAAACCTCTGGATCCAGAACATCAGCATCAGCATGGGGCTCGTGAACACCAACACCACGCCGATGCTGCTCAAGCTCGTTGCCCAGCACAAGATCCCCGCCGATCGCCTCGCCACCCACCGGTTCACCTTCGACCAGGTCTTGGATGCCTACGACACCTTCTCCCGGGCCGCCGAGACGCATGCGCTCAAGGTGCTGATCAGCCGCTGAGCGGCCGGAGACATTTCGGAGATATTCCGGAGATATTACGGGCCGTAAGGACGGCACGATTTCTGCCTCGGCCCGCCGGTCCGGCTCTATAGGCTGGACACATGACTTCTTCACGGGATGACGATGCACTCGGCTGGGCCGGCGACGACGATCCCACGCTCGTCTCCGGAGGCGCCGCCGCGGCCGAGCGCACTCCTGCCTCGACAGCCGATACGACTGCAGCGGATGTGCCCGCCGACCGCGACTCTGCCACCCTGGACACCGCCATCCCGGACACCGACCTGCCCGAGGGGTGGGCGGTCACCGGCTCGCCCGGCGGCTACGTCGACGTTCCGGAGGAGCCCGCCTCCCTGTCGTCCCCGGCCCTGATCGGCCTGGGCATCCTCGCCGGCATCTACCTGCTGTACACGATCGGCTGGTTCATCGGTGTCGGACGCCTGACCAGCGGACTGACCGATCCGCTCGGCCAGTTCATGTTCTCGCTCGGCACCTGGCTGGCCATCGCGGCGCCGGCCGTGTGGTTCGCCTCCTCGTACTGGCTCACCCGCGGCAAGCCGAGGCTGCGCTGGACCTGGCTCATCCTGGGCGCCGTACTACTGGCCCCGTTGCCCTTCATCGCCGGAACCGGGGGACTCTGATGAGCACCGACAAGACACTCGACAACGCATCCGGCACCCGGGTGCGGCGCACGCCGGCCTGGCTCTCGGCCACTATCGCCATCGTGTTCGGCCTCTTCTACGCCTACAGCGCGTGGTCCGGGCTCGGCAACCTGCTCGGCCTCAACAACGCCGCGCAGCTGCTGGACACCAGCCTGAGCGGATTCGGCTGGGGTCTGCTGCTCACGGGTGTCCTCGCGCCGGTCGTGGTGTTCGGCATCGCCTTCTGGCTCGGTCGCCGCCGGGAGGCCGGTCCGCAGGCCCTCATGCTGCTGGCCGGGCTGTGCCTGGTCTCTGCGCTCTCCCTGGACATCTTCGTGTTCGGGCTCGGCAGCCTGATCGTCTAACACGCCGCAGAGCGGCGCCGTCAGCCGACGAGGCTCACGGCGAGCACCAGAGCGATCAGCACCAGCTGGCCGAGCAGCCGCGGAACGAACGGGATGGCCACGGCGCCGAAGCGTTCCTTGTACCGTGCCGCGTAGGCGTTCGCCGGGAACACGGCGACCAGGAACACGGCCAGGGCGACACCTGACGTAACACGGGTGGCCTCCAGGAGAAGTCCGACGCCGCCGAGAATTTCGCACACACCGGTGATCAGCACGAGGTTGCGTGGGGACCACAGGCCCCGCCAGCGCAGTCGTGGCGGGATCATGGCGGTCATCGTGCGTTGCACCGAGGGCACAAAATGGCTGATCCCCGCCACGACGAAGACCACCGCCAGGATGACCCTCAGCACGGTTAGGACGTTGGTCATGGACTCGGGGCTCATCGCTCTATTCTGCAGCCAGTAAAGTGTTGTGGTATCTGGCGCCCCAAGATCGTGGCGCGAGCTTCCCTCGCCTGACGCTTTCTAAGGATCTGTTTTCGTGTCGAAGCCCGTTGTACTAATCGCCGAAGAACTCTCGCCCGCCACCGTCGATGCCCTCGGGCCCGACTTCGACGTTGTCAACGTCGATGGCACCGACCGTGCCGCCCTGCTCTCCGCGCTGGCCTCCGCCAACGCCATCCTGGTGCGCTCCGCCACCAAGGTCGACGCCGAGGCTCTCGCCGCCGCGCCGCACCTGCAGGTCATCGCTCGCGCCGGCGTCGGACTCGACAACGTCGACATCAAGGCCGCCACCGCGGCCGGCGTCATGGTGGTCAATGCGCCCACCTCCAACATCATCTCGGCCGCCGAACTGACCGTCGGCCACATCCTCAGCCTGGCCCGCCACATCCCGCCGGCTCACGGCGCCCTCGCCCAGGGGCAGTGGAAGCGCTCCAAGTACACCGGCATCGAGCTCTACGAGAAGACCGTCGGCATCATCGGCCTGGGCCGTATCGGCGCCCTCGTCGCGGCTCGCCTGCAGGCCTTCGGTGTGAACATCATCGCCTTCGACCCGTACATCACCTCGGCTCGCGCCCAGCAGCTCGGCGTGCACCCGGTGACCCTGGACGAACTGCTCGAGCAGTCCGACTTCGTCACCATCCACATGCCCAAGACGCCGGAGACCACGGGCATGATCAGCGCTGCGCAGCTGAAGCTCATGAAGCCCACCGCCTACGTCGTCAACGTCGCCCGCGGTGGACTCATCGACGAAGCCGACCTGTACACGGCGCTCGTCGACGGCACCATCGCCGGAGCCGGCCTGGACGTCTTCGTCAATGAGCCGCCGACCGGCTCGCCGCTGCTCGGACTCGACAACCTGATCAGCACCCCGCACCTGGGCGCGTCCACCGACGAGGCCCAGGAGAAGGCCGGCGTCTCCGTCGCCAAGTCCGTGCGCCTCGCGCTGTCCGGCGAGCTGGTGCCCGACGCGGTCAACGTCGCCGGCGGCGTCATCGACCCCACCGTGCGTCCCGGTATCCCGCTGGTCGAGAAGCTCGGCCAGGTCTTCTCGGGACTGGCCGCCCACAGCCCGCTCACCAGCGTGGACATCGAGGTGCGCGGCGAGATCGTCGAATTCGACGTCTCGGTGCTCAAGCTTGCCGCACTCAAGGGCATCTTCACCAACGTGGTCAGCGAGACGGTCTCTTACGTCAACGCGCCGCTGCTCGCCGAGCAGCGCGGAGTGAGCGTGCGCCTCATCACCGACGCCGAGTCGCCCGAATACCGCAACCTCATCACGCTGCGCGGCGCCCTCGCCGACGGCTCGCAGGTCTCGGTCTCCGGCACCCTGGTGGGCACCAAGCAGATCGAGAAGATCGTCGAGGTCAACGGTTACGACGTCGAGGTGCCGTTCGCCGAGCACCTCATCGTCATGCTCTACACCGACCGCCCCGGAATCGTCGCCGTGTACGGCCGCGAATTCGGCGAGGCCGAGATCAACATCGCGGGCATGCAGATCGCCCGTCACGAGGCCGGCGGCGAGGCGCTCAGCGTTCTGACGGTCGACTCGCCCGTCCCCGCCGCGTTGATCGCGTCGCTCCGCGAGGCGATCGCGGCTGACGTCATGGTCGCGATCGACATCACCGAGTAACCAGCCCGTCGCCTCACGAGGCGCAGCACGTACGAAAAAAGCCCCGGATGCGCATCCGGGGCTTTTTTCACGTGCTGTAACGAAACGGGTCAGACGTCGTCGATCGACCGTTCCTGCTGCACGGTGCGTTCCCCGCTGACGGGGTCGACGGCGCTGCGGGTGGTGCTGATGCTGCTGCGTCGGCGGGTGAGCAACACCAGGCCGAGCACGAAGATGAGCGCGCCCGCGCCCATCAGGATGTACCCGACGAGGTCGAGGTCGACCCAGTCGACCTGGATGTTGAGGGCCCACACCAGGATGGCGCCGACGACGAACAGGAAGATTCCCAATCCGATACTCATGGTGAACTGCTTTCTTCGGTGATGGCACATGCGCGTCGGCGACGCGCACGGTCAGGGTCCTCCAGCATAGACACCCGAAAGCGGGCAGTAGGGTTGATTTGCAGGGTATCTCTACGTCAAATTCGTGTCACTATCGCCAGCCCACCGGCTGCCTCACCGTAATCGGAGCCGCATGTCCCGCTCAGTCAAGCTCGCAGTCATCGCCGGAGACGGCATCGGCCCCGAGGTCGTCGCCGAAGCCCTCAAGGTGCTTGACGCCGTGACCCAGGCCGAGCCCGTGGACTTCGATCTCACGCACTTCTCGCTCGGCGCCACCCGCTTCCTCGAGACCGGCGACGTGCTGACCGACGACGATCTGGCCGCGATCAGCGCGCACGACGCCATCCTGCTCGGCGCCGTCGGGGGAGTGCCCGGCGACCCCCGGCTCAAGAACGCCAACATCGAGCGCGGGCTCCTGCTCAAACTGCGCTTCTCGCTCGACCACTACGTCAACCTGCGCCCGAGCGTGCTCTTCCCCGGTGTGCCCAGCCCGCTGGGAGACCCCGGCGAGGTGGATTTCGTCGTCGTGCGTGAGGGCACCGAGGGCCCGTATGTGGGCAACGGCGGCGCCATCCGCCAGGGCACCCCGCACGAGGTGGCCAATGAGGTGTCCGTCAACACGGCCTTCGGCGTCGAGCGGGTCGTGCGATACGCGTTCGAGGTGGCCAAGAACCGGCCGCGCAAGCGCCTCACCCTGGTGCACAAGACCAACGTGCTGGTCTTCTCCGGCAGCCTCTGGCAGCGCATTGTCACCGAGGTCGGCGCCGAATACCCCGACGTGGCCGTCGATTACCTGCATGTCGATGCGGCGACGATCTTCCTCGTCACAAATCCGGGTAGATTTGATGTCATCGTCACGGACAACCTCTTCGGCGACATTCTCACTGACCTGGCAGCGGCAATCAGCGGCGGCATCGGCCTGGCGGCATCCGGAAATATCAACCCGGACGGCCGTTTCCCCAGCATGTTCGAGCCGGTACACGGCTCGGCACCCGACATCGCGGGCCGGCAGTTGGCCGATCCCACGGCGGCGATCCTCTCGGTCGCGCTCCTGCTCAACCACCTTGGGCTCCAGGATGCGGCGGCTCGGGTGAGCGCGGCCGTCACGGCCGACATCGTGGCCCGCAGCGCCAACACGGGCAGTGTCGACACCGGCAGCGCCGCCTCGGGTTCACGATCCACCAGCGCCGTCGGCGATGCCATCGTGGCCCGCCTCACCGGCACGTCCGCTTAATCGCATTCCCGTCTACTCACAAGGGACTCCCATGAGCCAGCAGAGCACCACCTTCCCCCTCGAATTCGAACTGACCCCGTCTGAGACGGCCCGATCCAGCGCCGAGCGCGAGACGATCCTCTCCGACCCGGGTTTCGGCAAGCACTTCACCGACCACATGGTCACGATCGACTGGACCGTCGAGGCCGGCTGGCAGAACGCTCGGGTCACCCCGTACGGTCCGCTGCTGCTCGACCCGGCCTCCTCGGTGCTGCACTACGGCCAGGAGATCTTCGAGGGCATGAAGGCCTACCGCCACGCGGACGGTTCCATCTGGACCTTCCGGCCGGAGAAGAACGCTGAACGCCTGCAGAGCTCCGCTCGCCGGCTCGCGTTGCCCGAGCTGCCTGTGGCCGACTTCATCGAGTCGATCAAGCAGATGATCGCCGTCGATGGCGCCTGGGTGCCCAACGCTCCGGAGGCCAGCCTGTACCTGCGCCCGTTCATGATCGCGAACGAGAGCTTCCTCGGGGTGCGGGCCGCGCACAAGGTGGGCTACTACGTCATCGCCAGCCCGGCCGGAGCCTACTTCACCGACGGCGTCGCCCCGGTGAGCATCTGGCTTTCCACTGAGTACTCCCGCGCCGGCCGCGGTGGCACCGGTGCCGCAAAATGCGGCGGCAACTACGCCGCCTCACTGCTGCCCCAGCGTGAGGCCTACGACAACGGTTGCGCCCAGGTACTCTTCCTCGACGGCGAGACCGGCACGCACATCGACGAGCTCGGCGGCATGAACGTGTTCTTCGTGCACGGCACCGACACCCTCGTCACCCCGCGCCTGACCGGCACGATCCTCGAGGGTGTCACCCGCGACAGCATCATGCAGCTCGCCCGGGACCGCGGCATGACCGTTGAGGAGCGGGACGTGACCGTGGACGAGTGGCGCGACGGTGTCGCATCCGGTGAGATCACCGAGGTGTTCGCCTGCGGAACGGCCGCCGTGGTCACGCCCATCGCCCAGCTCAAGGGCGTCGGCTTCGAGATCGGGTCGGCCGATGCTCCGGCCGGGGAGATCACCATGGCGCTGCGCCAGGAACTCACCGACATTCAGTACGGCCGCCTGCCCGACCGGCACGGTTGGCTGATGCGGCTGGATGCTGCGCCGGCAGATGCAGCGACCGAAACTGAGGTGACCGCGTGAAGATCGCACGGTTCAGCCACGCCGGCACCATCGCGTTCGGCATCATCGACGATGACGAACTCGTCGTGCTCACCGGCGACCCCATGTTCGCCGGTTACAACCCCACCGGCCAGCGCCTTCCTCTGGTGGATGTGGCCCTGCTCGCTCCCGTGATCCCGCGGTCCAAGGTCGTCGGCCTCGCCGGCGCCTACTTCGCCGATGCCGTGGAGAAAGCCGCCGCGCAGGACGGCGGGGCCGTCGAGCCGCGCTTCTTCCTCAAGCCCAACACCACAGTCGTTGGCCCGAACGACCCCATCGTGTTGCCCGCGCAGTCCGACGACGTGCGCGTGGAGGGTGAACTGGCCATTGTGATCGGCCGGGTCGCCAAGAACCTCAGCGTGGCCGATGCGGCCGGGGCCATCTTCGGTTATACCATCGCCAACGACGTCACAGCGGTCGACGTGCAAGCGCTGGAGGGGGACGGTGCCCGGGCCAAGAGCTTCGACTCGTTCTGCCCGCTCGGCCCGGTGATCGATACCGAGTTCGACCCGGAGAGCGCCCACATCAACGGGCGGGTGAACGAGACGGTCTTCGAGAACAGTGACGTGTCACTGCTCGCATTCTCGATGGCCGAGATCGTGGCATCCGTGTCCAGCGCCTTCACCCTGCTGCCCGGAGACGTGATTCTTACCGGCTCACCGAGCGCCGCCCAGCGAGTGACGCACGGCGACAGCGTGAGCATCGAGATCCCGGGTCTCGGCGTGCTGACCAACCCGGTGCGAAGCGCGGCCTAGCCGTCCGCGTACGGCAACTGTTGCCACAGCGGACGAGTGCGCCCGGCGCACCGGGCGCACTTGTCCGGACGAGGAACAGTTAGAGCGGGAACCAGGCGCGCACCTGGTCGGCGGCCGTGGAGAGCAGCGCGGCCGATTCGGTGGCGTTGACCCGGGCCAGGAGCATGGCGCTCATGGAGAGGGACGCAAGAGTGCGCACCCGTTCCTCCGCGCGGTCGGCCGGGCTTCCGGCGCCGGCCAGCGCATGGCCGAGGGCGGCGGCGAGGTCGGTGCGGTACCCCTCCACGACCTCGCGGGCCGGTTCGTCGTGGGTGGCGAGGCCCGTGGCGCAGTTGACCAGAAGGCATCCGCGGCGGGGGGAGTCCAGCGGCAGAGCGGCGATGGCCTCCCGCAGCCTGTCGAAGTAGGCCAGCAGGGCGTCGCGACCTGCATCCGGTGCCTCAAGGACGCTCAGGCGCGGGCGGATGACGGTGTCCCGATAGTCGGCGACCGCGGCGTCGAAGAGCCCGCGTTTGCTGCCGAAGGCGTGGTACAGGCTCGACCGGTTGAGCCCCGTGGCTGTCTCGAGGTCGGCCAGCGAGGCACCCTCGTAGCCGAGGTCCCAGAAGACGTCGCGGGCGGATTGCACGACCGTCGTGCTGTCGAACGTCTGGAGCCGTCCCATGAGCTGCCTGCCTTCCGCCCGCGGACGTCTGGTCCGGGTGTTTCGCGGTTTCGCTCCGCGGGTGTTCCTGTGAATGTTCTGTACTGCTCGTTTCACTATAACCGATAGCCCGGCTATAGTAAAACGATCGGTGCAGAAAACGAGCGGCGCCTCAAGCGCCCGGCACCCACCACGAACAGTTAGGACGTTTCGCATGACGACAGCCACCAGTACCCAGATCCAGCTCGCAGCCCGGCCGACCGGCTGGCCCACCGACGCGGACTTCAGCACAGCCGTCGTCGAGCTACCCGAGTTGACCGCCGGTCAGGTGCGCGTCGTCAACGACTTCATCTCGGTCGACCCGTACATGCGCGGCCGCATGAACGACGTCAAGTCCTACATCCCGCCGTTCGTGCTCGGTGAGACCATGGGCGGCGGCGCCGTCGGCCACGTCGTGGCGTCCACCGTCGAGTCCGTGCCCGTCGGCAGCCTCGTCGTGCACCAGTACGGCTGGCGCGATGTCGTGCAGGAGGACGCCGCCGGCTTCCGTGTCGTTCCCGAGATCCCGAACGTTCCGGCATCCGCCTATCTCGGTGTGCTCGGCATGACGGCACTGACCGCCTATGTGGGCCTGCTCGAGGTCGCCAAGTTCAAGGAAGGCGACACCGTTTTCGTCTCCGGTGCCGCAGGCGCCGTGGGCAGCATGGTGGGCCAGATCGCCCGGCTCAAGGGTGCCGCTCGCGTCATCGGCTCCGCCGGAACCGACGAGAAGGTGGCCCTGCTCACCGAGAAGTACGGCTTCGACGCCGCGTTCAACTACAAGACCGGTGACATCGCCGCGCAGCTGGCCGAGGCCGCACCCGAGGGCATCGACGTGTACTTCGACA
This is a stretch of genomic DNA from Cryobacterium soli. It encodes these proteins:
- a CDS encoding fumarylacetoacetate hydrolase family protein, whose product is MKIARFSHAGTIAFGIIDDDELVVLTGDPMFAGYNPTGQRLPLVDVALLAPVIPRSKVVGLAGAYFADAVEKAAAQDGGAVEPRFFLKPNTTVVGPNDPIVLPAQSDDVRVEGELAIVIGRVAKNLSVADAAGAIFGYTIANDVTAVDVQALEGDGARAKSFDSFCPLGPVIDTEFDPESAHINGRVNETVFENSDVSLLAFSMAEIVASVSSAFTLLPGDVILTGSPSAAQRVTHGDSVSIEIPGLGVLTNPVRSAA
- a CDS encoding zinc-dependent alcohol dehydrogenase family protein; this encodes MKALVYDGPGQKTWTDRPDPRILRPTDAIVRIDTTTICGTDLHILKGDVPAVEPGRILGHEGVGTVVETGDSVESISVGQRVLISCIKSCGHCANCKIGLYSHCLGDEGRSGIGWVFGHLIDGTQAEFVRVPYADNSLYPLPDSVTDAEAVMLSDILPTGFEIGVQYGQVAPGDVVAVIGAGPVGLAAIATAGLYGAGAIVAIDLDENRLEQARHFGATHTVRSGRPEWRDEVLAVTDGAGVDVAIEAVGVPDTFTMATEIVRPGGHVANVGVHGKPVPLHVENLWIQNISISMGLVNTNTTPMLLKLVAQHKIPADRLATHRFTFDQVLDAYDTFSRAAETHALKVLISR
- a CDS encoding DUF998 domain-containing protein — encoded protein: MSTHNPEVDQVRDGPADRPADGPAERPAGRPARASRSTRILATLALAGAVLYVLVDIVLQSLPPHYSVVSEAESNLAVGPYGWVMNLNFLARGVVTVCAVAALARFAPRSRLQRCGLVLMLIAGACSAALAFLPTDIPSIDAPGLAPTTALGAAHLAVAVVGFVTALVGFVLLTVWLRGSDRLRAAYPAAAILTGVALSGLLWLGAAATLAPGLIGLAERLCLAGVLGWVIAVAAVIRRRS
- a CDS encoding 3-isopropylmalate dehydrogenase, which gives rise to MSRSVKLAVIAGDGIGPEVVAEALKVLDAVTQAEPVDFDLTHFSLGATRFLETGDVLTDDDLAAISAHDAILLGAVGGVPGDPRLKNANIERGLLLKLRFSLDHYVNLRPSVLFPGVPSPLGDPGEVDFVVVREGTEGPYVGNGGAIRQGTPHEVANEVSVNTAFGVERVVRYAFEVAKNRPRKRLTLVHKTNVLVFSGSLWQRIVTEVGAEYPDVAVDYLHVDAATIFLVTNPGRFDVIVTDNLFGDILTDLAAAISGGIGLAASGNINPDGRFPSMFEPVHGSAPDIAGRQLADPTAAILSVALLLNHLGLQDAAARVSAAVTADIVARSANTGSVDTGSAASGSRSTSAVGDAIVARLTGTSA
- a CDS encoding DUF6458 family protein, which encodes MSIGLGIFLFVVGAILVWALNIQVDWVDLDLVGYILMGAGALIFVLGLVLLTRRRSSISTTRSAVDPVSGERTVQQERSIDDV
- a CDS encoding TetR/AcrR family transcriptional regulator, whose amino-acid sequence is MGRLQTFDSTTVVQSARDVFWDLGYEGASLADLETATGLNRSSLYHAFGSKRGLFDAAVADYRDTVIRPRLSVLEAPDAGRDALLAYFDRLREAIAALPLDSPRRGCLLVNCATGLATHDEPAREVVEGYRTDLAAALGHALAGAGSPADRAEERVRTLASLSMSAMLLARVNATESAALLSTAADQVRAWFPL
- the ilvC gene encoding ketol-acid reductoisomerase, producing the protein MSEIFYDKDADLSIIQGKKVAVIGYGSQGHAHAQNLRDSGVEVVIGLKEGSKSRAKAEEVGFTVKTAAEASAWADVIVVLAPDQVQRHLYKDDILPNLAEGKALVFGHGFNIRFGYIEAPAGVDVVMVAPKGPGHTVRREFEAGRGVPVIVAVEKDASGNAWPLTLSYAKAIGGLRAAGIKTTFTEETETDLFGEQAVLCGGASQLIQYGFEVLTEAGYQPQVAYFEVLHELKLIVDLMWEGGIAKQRWSVSDTAEYGDYVSGPRVIDPSVKENMKAVLADIQNGAFAERFINDQDAGAPEFLALRKKGEEHPIEATGRELRKLFAWNASNDDDYVDGEAAR
- a CDS encoding DNA polymerase III subunit gamma/tau: MTSSRDDDALGWAGDDDPTLVSGGAAAAERTPASTADTTAADVPADRDSATLDTAIPDTDLPEGWAVTGSPGGYVDVPEEPASLSSPALIGLGILAGIYLLYTIGWFIGVGRLTSGLTDPLGQFMFSLGTWLAIAAPAVWFASSYWLTRGKPRLRWTWLILGAVLLAPLPFIAGTGGL
- a CDS encoding bacitracin resistance protein; this translates as MSTDKTLDNASGTRVRRTPAWLSATIAIVFGLFYAYSAWSGLGNLLGLNNAAQLLDTSLSGFGWGLLLTGVLAPVVVFGIAFWLGRRREAGPQALMLLAGLCLVSALSLDIFVFGLGSLIV
- a CDS encoding branched-chain amino acid aminotransferase, translated to MSQQSTTFPLEFELTPSETARSSAERETILSDPGFGKHFTDHMVTIDWTVEAGWQNARVTPYGPLLLDPASSVLHYGQEIFEGMKAYRHADGSIWTFRPEKNAERLQSSARRLALPELPVADFIESIKQMIAVDGAWVPNAPEASLYLRPFMIANESFLGVRAAHKVGYYVIASPAGAYFTDGVAPVSIWLSTEYSRAGRGGTGAAKCGGNYAASLLPQREAYDNGCAQVLFLDGETGTHIDELGGMNVFFVHGTDTLVTPRLTGTILEGVTRDSIMQLARDRGMTVEERDVTVDEWRDGVASGEITEVFACGTAAVVTPIAQLKGVGFEIGSADAPAGEITMALRQELTDIQYGRLPDRHGWLMRLDAAPADAATETEVTA
- a CDS encoding DoxX family protein — protein: MSPESMTNVLTVLRVILAVVFVVAGISHFVPSVQRTMTAMIPPRLRWRGLWSPRNLVLITGVCEILGGVGLLLEATRVTSGVALAVFLVAVFPANAYAARYKERFGAVAIPFVPRLLGQLVLIALVLAVSLVG
- the serA gene encoding phosphoglycerate dehydrogenase, with translation MSKPVVLIAEELSPATVDALGPDFDVVNVDGTDRAALLSALASANAILVRSATKVDAEALAAAPHLQVIARAGVGLDNVDIKAATAAGVMVVNAPTSNIISAAELTVGHILSLARHIPPAHGALAQGQWKRSKYTGIELYEKTVGIIGLGRIGALVAARLQAFGVNIIAFDPYITSARAQQLGVHPVTLDELLEQSDFVTIHMPKTPETTGMISAAQLKLMKPTAYVVNVARGGLIDEADLYTALVDGTIAGAGLDVFVNEPPTGSPLLGLDNLISTPHLGASTDEAQEKAGVSVAKSVRLALSGELVPDAVNVAGGVIDPTVRPGIPLVEKLGQVFSGLAAHSPLTSVDIEVRGEIVEFDVSVLKLAALKGIFTNVVSETVSYVNAPLLAEQRGVSVRLITDAESPEYRNLITLRGALADGSQVSVSGTLVGTKQIEKIVEVNGYDVEVPFAEHLIVMLYTDRPGIVAVYGREFGEAEINIAGMQIARHEAGGEALSVLTVDSPVPAALIASLREAIAADVMVAIDITE